One Littorina saxatilis isolate snail1 linkage group LG12, US_GU_Lsax_2.0, whole genome shotgun sequence genomic region harbors:
- the LOC138982315 gene encoding synaptobrevin homolog YKT6-like translates to MRLFALTVAYKGSDGKVNQLKAAHELSSFGYFQRGSIREFMDFTSKILVERTALCSRASVKEQEYICHVYVRRDGLGAVLIGDHEYQQRVAHTLLNKVLDEFTAKYSSPQWAILKESDVNFPQLQDYLQKYQNPKEADAMTKIQSELDETKIILHNTIEAVLQRGEKLDDLVDKSEGLSMQSKAFYKTAKKTNQCCIIL, encoded by the exons ATGAGGCTCTTCGCCCTAACCGTTGCCTACAAAGGCTCTGATGGAAAGGTCAACCAGCTGAAGGCAGCACATGAACTTTCCTCCTTCGGCTACTTCCAGAGGGGAAG TATACGAGAGTTCATGGATTTTACCAGCAAGATCCTGGTGGAGAGAACAGCTTTGTGTTCAAGGGCATCTGTAAAGGAACAAG AGTACATTTGCCACGTGTACGTGCGACGTGATGGTCTAGGGGCTGTGTTGATTGGTGACCATGAGTACCAGCAAAGGGTGGCACACACACTCCTCAACAAG GTTCTTGATGAGTTTACAGCAAAGTACTCAAGTCCACAGTGGGCTATCTTAAAAGAAAG CGATGTCAATTTTCCTCAGTTGCAAGATTATCTGCAGAAATACCAG AATCCCAAGGAAGCAGATGCTATGACAAAGATTCAGTCGGAGCTGGATGAAACAAAAATTATTCTG CACAACACGATAGAGGCAGTGTTGCAGAGAGGAGAGAAGTTGGACGATTTGGTCGACAAGTCTGAAGGCCTCAGCATGCAGTCCAAAGCTTTCTACAAAACG GCCAAAAAGACCAACCAGTGCTGCATCATTCTATGA